In Candidatus Manganitrophus noduliformans, the genomic stretch AACTCTACCGAGAAATGACCGACAAACCCCCCAGAATCAATCACTGATCTAAAAAATAGGGGGGGCTTTTGAGCCCCCCCTTATTTCATTACTTTCCTTCGAAAGGTTTCCGATCGGTTACCGTTCGCCGTTCCATTTTTTAGACGATTGTTGATGGGAGACAGGCCGGACCGCTGTGTTGATGTATGACTGCGACACCATACCTTAGCGGAGCGCCCGCTCGGAGAATTGATCGTCTCTTAAGCCGACATTGACCTTCACCTCGCTGAGCTCCACGACGGTTTTGCGGGAAGACGCTGCATCCACTATTTGGGAAACCTTCCAAACAAAGCTCTCGCCGATCCGCTGCCAATCGATCCATTGGGTCTTCAACAGGGCTCCCTCGTCGGAGAAATAATCGATCTTTCGAATCGTCCCTTCGTTTTTAGAGATATAGAGGATTTTTTTGCCGTAAGCGGGATGCTCTTTCAGCCGGCTCTCGATGACATAGCACACCTCCCCCCGCACTTCCTCCTCGTTCATCAACTGATGTTCGTCTTTTTCAATGGGGCGCTGGTGCATATCTTCGAAGAGCAGGTCCGAGTCGTCTTCTTTATCGTGCTGATGTCCCCCCGCCTGGATTCGCCGCACCTGGCGAAGCTCCGGAAGATAGAGCCAGATGTCTGCCTGCTTCTCTTCGGGCCGCTCCCAGAGGAGGAACTTCTCCCCTTTGTTATTGGCCGGCGACTCCGTCACCAGGAGCGATTTGCTGTTTAAATTATCTTTTCCGAAATAGTTCTTCCAGTAAAGCCGAAAGACGGTCTTCTTTTCTTTTCCATCGGGAGGGACGACGCGGAAAGTGACCTTGGAGGTCTGATCTTTCAGATGATACATCCGCTCCATGGACGCTTTGAGGATCGCTTCGGCCGAGGGAGCCGGCGGAGGGGAAGTCTCCTCGGCTGCGACGGAGGAAAAAGAAAAAATAAATACGAATAAAAGTATTCCACGGACTGTTTGGGTCATATGTTTTCTCCAAGCTGACAAGGTGATTAGATTAGTTTACCATCCGGATTTCCAGTTGCAAGCGATATATGCAACGGTTCAATGAATGAGGAGAGTCACAAAGAAAAACCGACTGTAAAGGAAGAACGCGATCGAAGCGGTACGGTTGAATTCGGATGATCGGGTCGCAAACAGAACCTGGAAGCGCCGGCAGAGCGGCATCAGTAAATTACTGAAAAGACAACCTCAATGATCGAATGTGAAGAAGAAAAAGGTGACGATCAACAGATCAATGCCGGCCAGCTTCGATATGGCTGAAGAAAGCGGAATTGTTTATAGTACCGGCTCTCCAGAGCGGCGGATGAGCTTTACCATCACCGTTATCAGCTCAGTCGGCTCCACCGGTTTGGCGATATGGATCCGAAAGCCTGCCGAGAGTGCGCGTCTTCTGTCCTCCGGCCCGGCATAAGCCGTTAGTGCAATCGCGGGAATCTGCTCGAAGCCGTGCGATTTCTCCCAAGATCTGAAACGATCGATGAAGACATACCCATCCATTCCCGGCATCCCGATATCGGCGATCAGAAGATCCGGTCTCTGTTGCATAACGCTCTCCAGCGCCTCTTCCGCCGATCCGGCCGAAGCGACCCTTGCGCCATATCGTTCAATGACCGCAGTCAATAAGTCACGCGCGTCCGATTCATCGTCGACGAGAAGGACCTGGAGACCTTCCAATACCCTCGGATAACGGCGGGACCCTTCCATTTGATCTAAAGAATGTGGCGGCTGTAACGCGGCGGGTCTGATCCGAACGGCGCGGATCGGAAGCTTTACTTTGAAGGTTGCTCCTTGCCCGTTGCCGCGGCTTTCTGCAGAGACCGTTCCCCCATGCAACTCCACCAAATGCCGGACAATCGCAAGACCCAGGCCGAGTCCTCCCTGGCTTCGTATGCTGCTCCCCTCGGCCTGGCGGAAGCGATCGAAAACATAAGGAAGAAAATCGGAGGAGATCCCAATCCCCGTGTCTTTTACGGAAACCTCAACATAGGGATCGACCCGTTCCAGGCGGACCTCCACCTGCCCTGCATCCGGCGTGAATTTAATCGCGTTTGAAAGGAGGTTCCAGATCACCTGCTGTAGCCGGTCCGGATCGGCCAGAACGGGACCGATCGAGGAGTCAAGCACGGTGTGGACCTGAATTCCCTTTGCCGAGGCGGCCGGCCGGAGCGTATCGATCACCGCCGCGATCACGGGAGGGATGTCCACAGGAGAAACTTGAAGATTAAACTTCCCGGCGATAATGCGGGAGACATCAAGCAAATCATCGATTAACTTCGCCTGCAGGAGCGCA encodes the following:
- a CDS encoding outer membrane lipoprotein-sorting protein is translated as MTQTVRGILLFVFIFSFSSVAAEETSPPPAPSAEAILKASMERMYHLKDQTSKVTFRVVPPDGKEKKTVFRLYWKNYFGKDNLNSKSLLVTESPANNKGEKFLLWERPEEKQADIWLYLPELRQVRRIQAGGHQHDKEDDSDLLFEDMHQRPIEKDEHQLMNEEEVRGEVCYVIESRLKEHPAYGKKILYISKNEGTIRKIDYFSDEGALLKTQWIDWQRIGESFVWKVSQIVDAASSRKTVVELSEVKVNVGLRDDQFSERALR